The sequence below is a genomic window from Candidatus Rokuibacteriota bacterium.
TCCCGCTCACCCGCCGGGCCGGCGGGTTACCATCAGCCCGGTGTCCACGAGATCAAGGGGGGTACACGTGTCAGGCGGTGGCTCCCGGGCCGGGTGACGGGCGTGCACGTCGTGGTCTGCCTCGCGCCGATCGTGGATCCCAGGGCCCCGGCCGATCGGCTTGCGCTGCGGGCGGATGGGTGCGGGCTTCGCACGCAGGGCCTGAGCCGGAATCTCGGCCCCTTCGACGAGGCCGCGCTGGAGATGGCGCTCAAGCTCCGCGACGCCGATCCGGACACGCGGACGACCGCGATCATGCTGGGCGATGTAGAGGACGAAGCGTGTCTGAGGTACGCCCTGGCCCTTCGCGTGGACACCGGGCTCCGTCTCGATGTCGCGGACGAGGCGCGGTGGGACCCGGGAGCGGTCTGTCGCGCGCTCCGGCAGGCGATCGTGACCCGCGAGCCCCCGCCCGACCTCGTCCTTCTGGGTCGCGAATTCGGTGATCGGGATGATGGCGTGCTGCCGCCGCTCCTCGCGGAGTCCCTCGGCTGGCGCTTCTTCGGGCTCTGCCATCGGGGGGGCCGTCACGCCGGCGACATCGCGCTCGTCCGCGAGGTGGGGGTTGCGGAGGAGCACGCGGCCTTCCCCCCGCCCGTCGTGGTCAGCGTGACGAACCACCCGGAGACGCGCCTGCGGCTGCCCCTGCTGAAGAACGTGCTCGCGGCCAGGCGCTGGCCCGTCGTGGTGGTCCCGGCCGCGGCCACGACAGCCGAGCACCGCGTCCGTGTCGTCGCCGGCGAGGTCGCGCCTGCCTCGCCTCGCGGCCGCGAGGGCTGCCGGATGGTGGTCGGATCATCGGGCGCCAGGCCGTGGAGCTGGCCCGCTTCCTCGCCCCGTGGATCCAGACGGCGTGATGGCCGACACGCGCGCCATCGTGGCCCTGCTGCCGGCCAGCGAGGAGTCGCCCCCGCGCGGCGAACCGGTGCGGCTCGCCTGCCGGCTCGCGGGCGAGGCCGGGCACGAGGTGACCGTCATCGTCGCCGGGCCGGTTGCGGAGGCGGAGGCCGTGGCCGCCGCAGCGCTCGGAGCGCCGAGGGTCTGGGCGGTCGGGCACCCGTCATTCGCGGAGCGCTTCGACGCCGAGCAGCTCCTGGGGATATTCCGCGACGCCCTGTCCTGCCCGGACATCCTGGCCGGGCGGGTTCCGGATCTGGTGCTGATGCCTGCCGGGGAGATCGAGGAGGAAGTGGCGGCGCGGCTGGCGGCCGGGCTTGACGGCGTCGCCCTCGGCCGGTGCCTCGACATCGTCGCGCGCGAGTCGGGCTTCCTCGTCCGCCGGTCGGCCTATGGCGGCCGCGTTCGAGTGCTCCTCGAGGCCACGGCATCCCCATGCGTGGCCGTCGTCGCCTCGGCGGGGACAGCGCCTGTGTCGGCCGGCGCCCCCCGCCAGGGGCAGATCCGCTCCTTCCGCTCGACCGTCGCCCTGCCCGCCGCCGGCCACGTCAAGCGGGTTGTCGGCGCGGCGGCTCAGGAAAGGCGGCTCGAGCGGGCAAGGGTCATCGTCTCCGGTGGACGGGGGATGGGGGGCGCCGAGGGCTTCGCCAGCCTCCGCGAGCTGGCTGACTGTCTCGGCGGGGCTGTCGGCGGCAGCCTGCCGGCCGCCGACGCCGGCTGGATTCCGGTCTCGCGTCAGATCGGGCAGTCGGGCAAGTACGTGACGCCGGAGGTGTACATCGCGGTCGGCCTCTCGGGGACCATCCAGCACGTGGCCGGCATCGACAGCAGGGCCAGGATCGTCGCGCTCAACAGCGATCCCGACGCGGCGATCTTCGCCGTGGCCGAGCTCGGCGCCGTCTGCGACTGGCGGGAGCTGCTCCCGGCCCTGGTCCACCGCCTGAAGACGGTCGAGGCCACCGGCACAGCCTGACCGGAGCGAAGGGGGCATGGAGGCCCAGGATGCGACAGACGACAGCGGACCTGGTGGTGGTTGGTGGCGGTCTCGCCGGCGTGGCCGCCGCGCTCGAGGCGGCGGATCGGGGGGCCAGCGTTCTCCTCCTGGAGAAGCTGGCCGAGCTCGGCGGCTCGTCGGTGCTGAGCGGCGGCTGTCTCGCCTTTGCCGGCACCGATCTGCAGCAGGCGCAGGCCATCGAGGACTCGGACGACCTCCTCTTCAGCGATCTGCGCGAGGTCGGCGCCTTCGAGAACGACGAGCGCATCGTCCGCGCCTACGTCGCGCACCAGCTGGACACCTACCAGTGGCTGCGGCGGCAGGGCGCCGAGTTCAGCCCGGTGATCGAGGCCTCCTCGGGGCAGTCCGTGCCGCGCGTCCACACGGTGGACCCGGCGGACCTGGTGCGCCTCCTCGCGCGTCGGGCGCGCGCGACCGGCCGCGTCGAGATCCTGACCGGGGGATCGGTGCGGCGGCTCCTCCGCGGGCCGGCCGGGGAGCGAGTCGAGGGGCTTCTCGTCGAGGAGGGGGCCGGGGTCGTCTCCGTGGCGAGCCGGCGCGGCGTCATCCTGGCCTCGGGCGGTTTCAGCAGGAACCCGGAGCTCATCCACCGCTTCGCGCCGGGCTACGAGAAGGCCCTGCTGATCGGCGGCGAGGGCAATGTCGGCGACGGCCTGCGCATGGGCTGGCAGCTCGGGGCCGACGTGCGCGACATGCCGTACATCAAGGGGACGTTCGGCAAGCACCCGGTGGACACGACCAATCTCCACGGCTGCCTCGCGGTCTACAAGGGGGCGATCGCCGTCAATCAGGACGGCCAGCGCTTCGTGGACGAGTCCATCTCCTACAAGCTCCTCGGGGACGCCTGCCTGCGCCAGCCCGACGGCTGCGCGTACCAGATCCTCGACCAGGCCATCTTCGCGCAGGGCGAGAACCGCGTGCGGATCTACGACTTCGAGCGGCGCCTCGAGGACGGCCTCATGATCAAGGCGGAGAGCCTCGAGGCCCTGGCGGCGCGGATCGAGGTCCCGCGGGAGGCGCTGCTGCGCACGGTGGCCGACTACAACGGTTTCGTCGGGGCCGGGACCGACCCGCAGTTCGGCCGCAAGCATCTCGTGCACAGGCATGGCGCGCTCCGGCGGATCGACCGGCCGCCCTTCTACGCGTACCCATCCACTTCAGCTATCCTCGCCACCTACTGCGGCCTCCGCGTCGACGACCGCATGCGCGTGATCGATGTCTTCGGCGCCCCGATCGGCGGGCTCTTCGCGGCCGGCGAGGTCGTGGGCGGATTCCACGGCGGTGCGTACATGACCGGCTCGGCGCTGGGCAAGGCGGCCATCTTCGGGCGGATCGCGGCCCGGACGGCCACGGAGGGGACCTGACGCGGCGAGAGCGCTCGTTCGGGCGACCCGGGAAGCATTCCCACTGACGAAGAAGGAGGGTCCACGATGCGCACCACCGAACCCTGGATCCTGTCGGTCCTGCTCGCGCTCGGCCTCTGCGGCGCCGCGCACGTCGCCCCCACCCAGGCCCAGCAGAAGGCGACCGTGGTGTTCTCCGCCGGCCCCACCGGAGGCACCTGGACGCCCATGGCCGCGGCGACCAGCGACGTCGTGAAGCGGAAGTTCCCGGAGGTGGACGTGCAGGTGGAGCCGGGCGCGGCCCTGGTCAACATGGAGAAGATCCGCACCGACAAGGCCGACCTGGGGTGGTCCATGACGACGGTGCTGGCGGATGCCCGGACCGGGGCCGGCTCCTGGAAGGGCAAGCAGACGGACAAGCCCCTCCTCGTGGCCACCTACTACCCGGTGGCCTGGCAGCTGGCAGTCCCCGCGGACTCCGGCATCAAGAGCATCGCGGACCTCAGGGGGAAAGCGGTGGCCTTGCCGCCGCGCGGGAACACCAGTCTCAGCGAGGGGTGGGAGCTCCTCCTGCGCGTCCACGGGATGAAGCTCGAGGACCTCGGTACCCGGAGCCACGGCTCCATCAGCGAGAACGTTGAGCTCATCAAGAACCGGCAGGCCGTGGCCATGGGCTGGTTCACGGTGGTGCCCGCCTCCTTCGCTCTCGATCTCGGCTCCGCGCGGCCGATCCGGCTCTTGCCGGTCGCCGAGGACAAGATCGCGGAGATGAGGACGCACAACCCGGGCTTCGTGCGCCACGTGATCGCGAAGGGCATGTACGCGGCGCAGGGGATGGAAGCGGAGGTGGTGACGATCCAGGCCCCGACCATCCTCATCGCTTCCTCGAAGACCCCCGCGGAGGTGGTCTACAAGATCACGCGGGCCATCGTCGAGGGGCGCGAGGCCTTCGCCCACGTGGCGGCGGTGATGAAGGGCGTGACCGGGCAGCAGATGGCCGAGAGCTTCGGGCTCCCTCGCCATCCGGGCGCCGAGCGGTACTACAGGGAAGCCGGGCTGTTGAAGTAGCCGCTGGCCGCGCTCTCCTACTTGCCGCCGAGGGTCGTATACGCCTGTGCCGCCGCGTCGCGAACCGACGGTTGCTCAGCCGGGGACCGCGCCACCATCTGCAGGGTCCCGAGGGCCTGCTGGTCACCCTGCGCCATCAGGTAGCGGATCGCCTGCAGCCGATATCCCGGCTCGACCTGCGAGGCCACGACCTGGCGCATGAAGGGCAGCGGACGCTCGTCGTTCAAGGAGACGAGCGCCCGGAAAGCCATCTCCCGCCCCCGCCCGTCGGCCGTGGCCTCCTCGAAGATCCTCGCCAGCCCGGTGACTCCCATCGGCTGGCCCGACTCGGCCAGGCCATACGCGGCACTCAGGCGGACGAGGCGGTCTTCTCCCGGGCTCGCCAGCAACCGTTCCATGACCGGAAGGGAATCGGGCGTCTGAAGCTGTCGCAGCCCCGAGGCCGCCGCACGCCGCAACAGCACGTCGTCTTCCTTCTCGATGATGTCCCGCAAGAGCGGCAGGGCCTGCGGCACCTGGAGCTGGCCCAGCAACCGCGCGGCCGCGCGTCGCTCGTCGCTGTCGTTGCCGGCCGCCAGCACCTGCATCAGCGCCTGCCCGGCGACTTCTCCCATGCCGCGCAGGTCCTCGATCAGCGCGCGCGCCCGCTGCCAGCGCTCCCGCCCTCCCGACCCGTTCATCGCCTCGACATACTTGTAAAAGCGGTCGAGCGCGGTCTGCACGCTTGCCGGAGACGCGCCCGCCCCGGACGCGCGGTCGGCCTGGGGCCCGCTCTGGGGCTGCGCCGCTCCCCCTCCACGGGCACGGCCCTCCGGGAACATGCGTTCTTCCCCGCCGCCCCCGAAGCGACTCCCCGGCGGCGCCCCAGCCCCGGAATAGACCCCGGACGGGGCAGCGGCGTACCTGGTCCCGGATTGCCGTGAGGCAGCGAGGTCCTCCCGGGCACGCAACCGTGCCTGGAGCGCGGTGACCTGCTGCTGCAGGCGGCTCACCTCCTGACGTTGATCGCCCTCCTGAAGCACTGACGGCTTTCGGGCGACGCCGGCTGCCGCCCAGCCGATGAAGAACGTGACGGCGAGCGCAAGAGGCCACAGAAGCCGTCCCATGTCGCTCCTCCTCGAGACTGCTGTCGTTGTCCCGGGCGCGCCCCGTCCTCGATTGTCCCGACACCTTCGATCCTTCGCCCCAGGGCCACCACCACTCGGGCGACGGCCACCCGGCGCGCCGCTGTGCCAGCGTGTCCAGGATCGGCTGCCACGGCTCACCGGAGAGCGGCATGGCGCAAGGGTAGCAACTTTCCGGGCCGGCGCCCAACGCATGCGGTCCCTTCTCAGACCTCCCCGCGTGCGGCCGCGAGCCGGTGGATCAGCCACGAACGGACGCGCGTATCGATCTCCGCACGTCGTGCTATGGTGAGGCCGCCGGAGCCGGCGCCCCTCTTTTCGCATCACGCGGGACACCACCCGGGCGCATTCCACCGCACTCCGGCGGTCTCACGCGGCTGTCGTCGCCGGGAGAAGCGAGGTCGGGTCAATAGGTGTGTACGGGGTGGACGCGGGGCCGCGAAGGGCGACCGCGCGCGAACGCTGGCGCGAGGAGAGGGCCTGGGGTGACGAGCGGGCGGCGCAAGGGAGGACCTGCAGATGGACAGCATGAGCGGGCGGGAAGTCTACCGGACGGTGTGGCCCCGGGGCCGGAAGATCGGCGAGATCACGGACCTCGCGCCCCGGCTGACGAGCCTGGAGGGGAAGACCATCGGGGAGCTCTGGGATGACCTCTTCCGGGGCGACGAGATCTTCCCGATCCTCGAGGAGGAGCTGGGGCGCCGCTTCCCCGGGCTTCGCTTCGTGCGCTACGACGTCTTCGGGTCGACCCATGGCGCCGACGAGCAGCGGGTCCTCGCCACGCTGCCCGACACGCTCAGGCGCCACGGGGTGGATGCCGTCATCTCCGGGATGGCGTGCTGAGGGAGCTGCACGCCCGCCGTGGTGCGGGCCAGCGCAGCGGCGGAGGGCGCCCGGGTGCCCTCGGCCTCCCTGGTGTGCGAGGGGTTCGTCGGCCAGGCGGCGACCACGGCGGCGGGGCTGGGGATGCCGAACCTGCCGGCGGCGGTGGTGCCTGGCCACGTGGACGTGCAGAGCCCCGAGGAGCTCCGCCGGAACATCGCCGCCGTGACGGTGGAGGCGGTGATCCGCGGCCTCACCGAGACGCCCGCGCGGCCCCGCGCGGTCGCCGAGCCCGATCCCTCCGGTATCGTCTTCGAGGGCACCTTCGACGAGGTCAACCGCTTCTTCCGCGAGAACGACTGGAGTGACGGCCTGCCCGTGGTGCCCCCGACGCCGGAGCGGGTAGAGGAGTTCCTCCGGTTCACGGACCGGGTACCGGCGGAGGAGCTCGGTGTGCTCCTGCCGGACCGGCGCAGCGCCACCGTGTGGGCCGTGGCGGTGAACGGCGTGATGGCGGGCTGCCGGCCCGAGTACATGCCGATCCTGGTCGCGCTCGTCGAGGCCATGGCAGACCCGGGCTACGGCGTGGAGCACAGCGGCAACACGCCCGGGGCGGAGACGCTGATCACCCTCAACGGCCCGCTCATCAAGGCGCTCGGCTTCAACTACGAGCAGGGCGTGCTCCGGGACGGGTTCCAGGCCAACACGAGCATCGGGCGCTTCTGGCGGCTCTGCCTGAGAAATCTGGCGGGGTTCCTGCCGCACAAGACGGACAAGGGCACGTTCGGCAACACCTGGCGCGTGGTGCTCGCCGAGAACTAGGAGGTGATCCGCCGGATCGGCTGGACCACCATCGCCGAGGACCAGGGGGTGGCGGCGGGTGACGCCGTGACGATCTCGCGCTACACGGGTGGCGGGGTCATCGCCTCGGTGTTCGGGAGCCAGCCCGAGCGGATCGTCCCCTACCTGGCCGATGCTCTGGTGCGGCAGATCGGCTGGGAGCTGATCTTCACCGTCGGGCTTGCCACCGGCACGCAGAAGCCGCTCCTGATCCTGAGCCCCATCCTCGCCGAGACGCTGGCGCGGGGCGGACTGTCGAAGGGCGACCTCAAGGCGCGGCTGTTCGCCGCGGCGCGCATCCCGGCCTGGAAGTTCGAGCGCTACATCGGGGAGTGGACGAACCTGCTGCCCGGGGAGCGGTCGCTGGCCTCGCTGGCCCGGGCGGGCCGGGCCCCGGCGGTGTTCGGCGAGTCGGAGGATCCCGACCGCCTCGTGCCGGTGGTGTGCCAGCCGGACGACATCATGATCGGCGTCAGCGGCGACCCCCTGCGGACCAACGCCTACTGCTTCGTCCACAATGGCATGCTCGGCTACCCGACGACCAAGCCGGTGCGGCTCCCCCGCGCCTGGCCAGAGCTGCTCGGGGCAGTGCGGGCGCGGTCAGGGTGATTCAGCGCTCCTGACGTGCCCTGTACGCGAGCGTACACGTTCCATCCCGGTGAGCCTCGGCATCCAGCACGCCTCGACCCTGACTGTCATCGTCGACGACCAGGACCGGCGGCATCGCCGGTCGAACGCTAGCCAGATTGCTATGGCGGTCCTACCATGACCATGGCGAATCTCCCACAGGCGTGCCTCTCACGTCGCGCCGTGGGGCCCACTGCGATCGGCGCCAAGTTCGCGCAGCGCATGTCGTTCCTCGTCGAGCCGTTCCGGGGGGGACGACCTGGCACTCCGCTTGCCCCGTTCCGGTGGCATGAGGACGCACGATCTCGTGACGGCAGGACGCGGCGCAGGCCGGCATGCGGCTGTCTTGCGTCGCCCCCGCGCGGAGGTTCCGAGCGTCCCACGGCGAGCGACGCGCGTGAGCGCCGGCCGGCGGCGGCGGAGTCGGCTGATCGGCGCAGCGATCGCCGTGCTGGTGCTCGCCGCTCCCCGGATGGCTCTCGCCGGAGAGACGGATGCCCACGCAGGCGTCTCGCCCCGCAGCGATTCCCTCGTCTGCCTGAGCTGCCACGACGGGGTCATGGCGCCGGACAGCCTCAGGCATCCGATCGGCATGGCGTACGACGCCTCCCCGCTGAGACGAGCGGGGACGCTGCGGCCGTCGGCATCCCTCGCCCCCTCGATCAGGCTGGAGGATGGACGTGTCGGCTGCTCCACCTGCCACGACCTGTCCTCCTCGCTTCGGAGCAAGCTGGTCGTCGCGAACACGGGCTCTGCGCTCTGCTTCGCCTGTCACCGTCTGTGACCA
It includes:
- a CDS encoding TAXI family TRAP transporter solute-binding subunit, whose amino-acid sequence is MRTTEPWILSVLLALGLCGAAHVAPTQAQQKATVVFSAGPTGGTWTPMAAATSDVVKRKFPEVDVQVEPGAALVNMEKIRTDKADLGWSMTTVLADARTGAGSWKGKQTDKPLLVATYYPVAWQLAVPADSGIKSIADLRGKAVALPPRGNTSLSEGWELLLRVHGMKLEDLGTRSHGSISENVELIKNRQAVAMGWFTVVPASFALDLGSARPIRLLPVAEDKIAEMRTHNPGFVRHVIAKGMYAAQGMEAEVVTIQAPTILIASSKTPAEVVYKITRAIVEGREAFAHVAAVMKGVTGQQMAESFGLPRHPGAERYYREAGLLK
- a CDS encoding HEAT repeat domain-containing protein, which codes for MGRLLWPLALAVTFFIGWAAAGVARKPSVLQEGDQRQEVSRLQQQVTALQARLRAREDLAASRQSGTRYAAAPSGVYSGAGAPPGSRFGGGGEERMFPEGRARGGGAAQPQSGPQADRASGAGASPASVQTALDRFYKYVEAMNGSGGRERWQRARALIEDLRGMGEVAGQALMQVLAAGNDSDERRAAARLLGQLQVPQALPLLRDIIEKEDDVLLRRAAASGLRQLQTPDSLPVMERLLASPGEDRLVRLSAAYGLAESGQPMGVTGLARIFEEATADGRGREMAFRALVSLNDERPLPFMRQVVASQVEPGYRLQAIRYLMAQGDQQALGTLQMVARSPAEQPSVRDAAAQAYTTLGGK
- a CDS encoding electron transfer flavoprotein subunit alpha/FixB family protein, with the protein product MADTRAIVALLPASEESPPRGEPVRLACRLAGEAGHEVTVIVAGPVAEAEAVAAAALGAPRVWAVGHPSFAERFDAEQLLGIFRDALSCPDILAGRVPDLVLMPAGEIEEEVAARLAAGLDGVALGRCLDIVARESGFLVRRSAYGGRVRVLLEATASPCVAVVASAGTAPVSAGAPRQGQIRSFRSTVALPAAGHVKRVVGAAAQERRLERARVIVSGGRGMGGAEGFASLRELADCLGGAVGGSLPAADAGWIPVSRQIGQSGKYVTPEVYIAVGLSGTIQHVAGIDSRARIVALNSDPDAAIFAVAELGAVCDWRELLPALVHRLKTVEATGTA
- a CDS encoding cytochrome c3 family protein, which produces MSAGRRRRSRLIGAAIAVLVLAAPRMALAGETDAHAGVSPRSDSLVCLSCHDGVMAPDSLRHPIGMAYDASPLRRAGTLRPSASLAPSIRLEDGRVGCSTCHDLSSSLRSKLVVANTGSALCFACHRL
- a CDS encoding FAD-dependent oxidoreductase, producing the protein MRQTTADLVVVGGGLAGVAAALEAADRGASVLLLEKLAELGGSSVLSGGCLAFAGTDLQQAQAIEDSDDLLFSDLREVGAFENDERIVRAYVAHQLDTYQWLRRQGAEFSPVIEASSGQSVPRVHTVDPADLVRLLARRARATGRVEILTGGSVRRLLRGPAGERVEGLLVEEGAGVVSVASRRGVILASGGFSRNPELIHRFAPGYEKALLIGGEGNVGDGLRMGWQLGADVRDMPYIKGTFGKHPVDTTNLHGCLAVYKGAIAVNQDGQRFVDESISYKLLGDACLRQPDGCAYQILDQAIFAQGENRVRIYDFERRLEDGLMIKAESLEALAARIEVPREALLRTVADYNGFVGAGTDPQFGRKHLVHRHGALRRIDRPPFYAYPSTSAILATYCGLRVDDRMRVIDVFGAPIGGLFAAGEVVGGFHGGAYMTGSALGKAAIFGRIAARTATEGT